From the genome of Arthrobacter sp. ERGS1:01:
CCCGGATTCCCTGCCGACTCCTTCGGATTCAGCACCGACGACCGGGTCACCTATGGTTCCTACACCGTCGACTACCTGCTGAACTTTGCCGGGCCCCGTTATTTGGGGGATCTGGTGAATTCCCAGGGCAACCCGCTGTTCCTGGCCCGCGAAGTGGCGCACATGGCCGACGTCAAGCACCTGATCGACCTGGCATTCATCCTGGGCACCGTGCTGGCCATCGGCATGATCATCGCGATGGTCTACCTGTCCCGCCGCAGCGTGGGTGGGGTGCGGCGCGGGCTGTTTGCCGGCTCCATCGCCACCCTGGTGCTGATCATCGGGCTCGGCGTCCTGGCACTGATGGGCTGGGAGCAGTTCTTCACCGACTTCCACGAGATGTTCTTCGCCAACGGCACCTGGACGTTCTACACCGACGACACACTGATCCGGCTGTTCCCCAGTGATTTCTGGTCCGACGCCGGCATCTTCATCGGAGCGTTCGTCCTGGTGGTGTCCTCGCTGACCCTGGCCTTCACCTGGCCCACGAAGGACCGCCGCAAGGCCTCCGCCCGGGCCAAGCACCCGGGCCGCCGCGCCGCGGCCGTCTGACACCTGGCTTCACGCTCAACAAACGTTCGACGCCGGTCCCAAGGGGCCGGCGTCGAACGTCTTTAAGGGGGAACCGCCACGGCCCCATTTGTTCCACGGGTGACGACGGACGCCGCCGGCACGCGACATGCAGGGGCGCTGCCGCCCGCACCGCACGCGGGGCCCTCTGGTCTTTTGCTCAAAGATTGTTTAACTAAGGATTCATTTCACATAGGTGAACCGTTTACTTTAAGCCGCACATGGCCTTGAAAGTTCATGGATTTGAAATTTTAATGTCATCAAATCATCCAAGTTGTCAAATCTGTCATGTAATTTACTAAATCGTCGCAAAATGTTCTCAAGCAAGTGGAACTTAGCATCCAGTGGTCGGTAGGCTGAGCCGCAGTTCTTCCACTCGAAAGACTAACGAAGTATCCATGGGGACAATACCTCGAAATAAGAAGGGTGTGACAATGACCAGCACAATTTCACGCAGATCGATTCTCTCTCTTG
Proteins encoded in this window:
- a CDS encoding TIGR01906 family membrane protein — its product is MSENQNPAEAASTPDSPGTPAVTPALPQESGTSKIKVEAPADGSKPEPMRPAGRLPKLPSDAELDTGAAPAAVETATPETNSAATPVATPATPEPAPEPEVIVEASPTTMLQMRPPQDEVAKRLAAREQAANTKPVLPRVFQVLLAAFYPIVLLVLSIRLVTTSVFLWVEYHRPGFPADSFGFSTDDRVTYGSYTVDYLLNFAGPRYLGDLVNSQGNPLFLAREVAHMADVKHLIDLAFILGTVLAIGMIIAMVYLSRRSVGGVRRGLFAGSIATLVLIIGLGVLALMGWEQFFTDFHEMFFANGTWTFYTDDTLIRLFPSDFWSDAGIFIGAFVLVVSSLTLAFTWPTKDRRKASARAKHPGRRAAAV